In Verrucomicrobiia bacterium, the following proteins share a genomic window:
- a CDS encoding cytochrome c3 family protein, which produces MSAIFPKWTNRLPLMIIGGALLVGSAVVGGVWYYCTPKYTRVGYEPIQPVGFSHNIHVTQLGMDCRYCHSAVEKSWFSNIPASSTCMNCHSMVLKDDPKLALVRESAATGRPIPWIQIHKTPDYVYFNHSVHVTRGISCVECHGQINQMDEVYHAKPFSMSFCLECHRDPAAKLRPVDKVTDLNWKWSDDPRQNELLQRANGQKFMHDWKVESLQNCSTCHR; this is translated from the coding sequence ATGTCAGCCATTTTTCCCAAGTGGACCAACCGCTTGCCGCTAATGATCATTGGCGGGGCGCTGCTGGTGGGTTCCGCTGTCGTGGGGGGCGTGTGGTATTACTGCACGCCGAAATACACGCGGGTGGGCTACGAGCCCATTCAACCCGTGGGCTTTTCCCACAACATCCATGTCACCCAGCTTGGCATGGACTGCCGCTACTGTCATAGCGCGGTGGAAAAATCGTGGTTCTCCAACATCCCGGCCAGTTCGACGTGCATGAACTGCCACAGCATGGTGTTGAAGGATGACCCCAAGCTGGCGCTCGTCCGTGAAAGCGCCGCCACCGGCCGGCCGATTCCGTGGATCCAGATTCACAAGACGCCGGACTACGTTTACTTCAACCACTCCGTGCACGTGACCCGCGGCATCTCCTGTGTGGAATGCCACGGACAGATCAACCAGATGGACGAAGTCTATCACGCCAAACCATTCAGCATGTCGTTCTGCCTCGAGTGTCATCGGGATCCCGCGGCGAAGCTGCGGCCGGTGGACAAGGTCACCGACCTGAACTGGAAGTGGAGCGATGATCCGCGCCAGAACGAACTCCTGCAGCGCGCGAACGGCCAGAAGTTCATGCACGACTGGAAGGTTGAATCACTGCAGAATTGCTCGACTTGCCACCGATGA
- a CDS encoding serine protease, whose translation MNMHKWAARMALLVLTVNLASGAEDLAVVAARQIFNEHHDAVLWVSAVCKVSFSTEGGKDQPQNFPEQERKIEALATVISTNGMLVTSLSAVDPAREVSGREIMTGSGRVRIEASSVMKEMEVIMPDGTEVPADVVMKDADLDLAFIRIKTDSKEFKGQSLSAIDLKQAAKAAIAEEVVSLGRADEVLGRQPTVLCGQVSVILKKPREFVRVTSANLGTPTFDLDGKLIGIGVSRRMANKSSVLVLIPAADIGEIAEQARNAGAKEDKPTADAK comes from the coding sequence ATGAACATGCACAAATGGGCAGCCCGGATGGCGCTGCTGGTTCTCACTGTCAACCTGGCCTCGGGTGCGGAAGATCTGGCGGTCGTCGCGGCGCGGCAGATTTTCAACGAACATCACGACGCCGTGCTGTGGGTTTCGGCGGTCTGCAAGGTTTCCTTTTCGACGGAAGGCGGCAAGGATCAGCCGCAGAATTTTCCCGAACAGGAACGCAAAATTGAGGCGCTCGCCACGGTCATTTCCACCAACGGCATGCTGGTCACGTCGCTCAGCGCCGTCGATCCGGCGCGCGAAGTTTCCGGACGCGAAATCATGACGGGTTCGGGCCGGGTCCGCATCGAAGCCTCGTCGGTGATGAAGGAAATGGAAGTCATCATGCCGGATGGCACGGAAGTGCCGGCCGATGTGGTCATGAAGGACGCCGACCTGGATCTCGCGTTCATCCGGATCAAAACCGACAGCAAGGAATTCAAGGGCCAGTCATTGAGCGCCATCGACTTGAAGCAGGCCGCGAAGGCCGCCATTGCCGAGGAGGTGGTTTCGCTCGGCCGGGCCGACGAGGTGCTGGGGCGCCAGCCCACGGTGTTGTGCGGGCAGGTCAGCGTGATCCTTAAAAAGCCGCGTGAGTTTGTGCGGGTGACGTCCGCGAACTTGGGCACGCCGACCTTCGACCTCGACGGAAAATTGATTGGCATCGGCGTCAGCCGGCGCATGGCGAACAAGTCGTCGGTGCTCGTGCTGATCCCCGCCGCCGATATCGGCGAGATCGCAGAGCAGGCGCGCAACGCGGGTGCGAAGGAAGACAAGCCAACCGCTGACGCAAAGTGA
- a CDS encoding PDZ domain-containing protein: protein MSHRRAVPAVLLAFGLSLPAVLFTGCAAWNAARSSRAEIQRAVDKVYPALVRIQVVMEQGAAGRMQKFRATGSGTIISKDGYILTNHHVAGRATRIVCRLANREEVEADLVGTDPLTDLAVLKLNLNTRRDPKAPLPVATFGDSDKLKIGDSVLAMGCPAGLSQSVTRGIVANTEMISPGGAGSFTLDGEDVGDLVRWIGHDAVIFPGNSGGPLVNLAGEIVGVNEVGIGSLGGAIPGNLARNVARELITHGHVSRSWIGVEVQPLLKEMTNGAGVLVATVLPGSPAQRAGLQAGDFITEYNGTKVIDARAPEDLPLFNRLMLTMPVGSVVKVKGLRNGRAEAWTLTTIEREPNEARERELRNWGLTVRDFTRVSALENNWTEHRGVLVDSVRPGGPCSEAKPELQPGDIITKVDGVAVTGAGDLSEWTAQFTRSLKEAKPVLVTFRRDSEEMVSVPKIGPEVDQEKPQRPAKGWLGVETQVLTREIATALDLEGRKGVRVTEVIPDSPAAKAGARVGDVWFKLDGQVIAASTPSDAELFDNLIRDYRPGSEVELLGERDGQPVHLTIALGKTPKPASDLAEYKDELFEFTAREMSLNDRVDERMKPDQGGVKISAVRNAGWAALAGLGVGDVLLSVENQPVESIADLKRLMQGVSQQKPEHVKIFIKRGIYTTFLELEPKW from the coding sequence ATGAGCCACCGCCGCGCTGTTCCCGCTGTCCTGCTTGCCTTTGGCTTGTCCCTTCCAGCCGTCTTATTCACCGGGTGTGCCGCGTGGAACGCCGCCCGCTCCTCGCGCGCCGAAATCCAGCGCGCCGTGGACAAGGTGTATCCGGCGCTGGTGCGCATCCAGGTGGTGATGGAGCAGGGGGCCGCGGGGCGCATGCAGAAATTTCGGGCCACCGGCAGCGGCACCATCATATCCAAGGACGGTTACATCCTGACCAATCACCACGTGGCCGGGCGCGCCACGCGCATCGTGTGCCGGTTGGCGAACCGCGAGGAAGTGGAGGCGGACCTGGTGGGCACGGACCCGCTCACGGACCTGGCCGTGCTGAAGCTGAATTTGAACACCCGCCGGGATCCGAAGGCGCCGCTGCCCGTGGCCACGTTTGGTGATTCGGACAAGCTGAAAATCGGCGACAGCGTGCTCGCCATGGGCTGTCCCGCGGGGCTTTCCCAATCCGTGACGCGCGGCATCGTGGCCAACACGGAGATGATTTCGCCGGGCGGCGCCGGCAGCTTCACGCTCGACGGCGAAGACGTGGGCGATCTGGTGCGGTGGATCGGCCACGACGCGGTTATTTTTCCCGGCAACTCCGGCGGTCCGCTCGTGAATCTCGCGGGCGAAATCGTCGGCGTGAACGAAGTCGGCATCGGCAGCCTCGGCGGCGCGATTCCCGGCAACCTGGCGCGCAACGTGGCGCGCGAATTGATTACCCACGGCCACGTCTCGCGTAGTTGGATTGGCGTTGAAGTGCAGCCGTTGCTGAAGGAAATGACGAACGGCGCCGGGGTGTTGGTGGCCACGGTCCTGCCCGGCAGCCCGGCGCAGCGGGCGGGCCTTCAGGCGGGCGATTTCATCACCGAATACAACGGCACAAAGGTGATTGATGCGCGGGCACCGGAGGATTTGCCGCTCTTCAACCGGCTGATGCTCACGATGCCGGTGGGCTCGGTGGTCAAGGTCAAGGGCTTGCGGAACGGCCGGGCGGAGGCTTGGACGTTGACGACCATTGAACGCGAGCCGAACGAGGCGCGCGAACGCGAGCTGCGCAATTGGGGCCTGACCGTGCGCGACTTCACGCGGGTTTCCGCGTTGGAGAACAACTGGACCGAGCATCGCGGCGTGCTTGTGGATTCGGTGCGACCCGGCGGTCCCTGTTCCGAAGCGAAACCTGAATTGCAGCCGGGCGACATCATCACCAAGGTGGACGGTGTGGCCGTCACCGGCGCCGGTGATTTGTCGGAATGGACGGCGCAATTCACCCGGAGTCTCAAGGAAGCCAAACCGGTGCTTGTCACGTTCCGGCGCGACTCGGAGGAAATGGTCAGCGTGCCCAAGATCGGTCCCGAAGTGGACCAGGAGAAGCCGCAACGGCCGGCCAAGGGCTGGCTTGGCGTGGAGACGCAGGTGCTCACACGCGAGATCGCCACGGCGCTGGATCTCGAGGGCCGCAAAGGTGTGCGCGTCACGGAAGTCATTCCCGACTCGCCCGCAGCGAAGGCCGGCGCGCGCGTCGGCGATGTGTGGTTCAAACTCGACGGCCAGGTGATTGCGGCCAGCACCCCGTCGGATGCCGAATTGTTCGACAATCTCATCCGCGATTACCGCCCCGGCAGCGAAGTGGAACTGCTTGGGGAGCGCGACGGGCAGCCGGTTCACCTGACCATTGCCCTGGGCAAAACACCCAAACCTGCGTCCGATCTTGCCGAATACAAGGACGAGCTGTTCGAGTTCACTGCGCGCGAAATGTCGCTCAACGACCGCGTGGATGAGCGGATGAAGCCGGATCAGGGGGGCGTGAAAATCAGCGCCGTGCGCAACGCCGGCTGGGCCGCACTTGCCGGCCTCGGAGTGGGCGACGTGCTGTTGTCCGTCGAAAATCAGCCGGTCGAAAGCATCGCGGACCTCAAGCGGCTCATGCAGGGCGTCTCGCAACAGAAACCGGAGCACGTCAAAATTTTCATCAAGCGCGGCATTTACACGACGTTCCTCGAATTGGAGCCGAAGTGGTAG